The stretch of DNA GGTTCCCTACGAGAGCGTCGCCTACAAGGTCTACTCGGCCTTCCCGGAGGAGGTCTCGAGGAGGCTCTTCGAGACAATGTTCGGAGGCCCATGAGGTGGTCTGGAGTGGTGTACGGCTACAACGGGAGGCTCTTAGAGGTGGACCTCTCCAGGGAGAAGGCGACGGTCAGGGAGCTCGAGGAAGAGGTCCTGAGGATGTTCCTCGGTGGGCGCGGGCTAGCGGCGTACCTCCTTCTCCGCGAGCTCGGGGATCGCTGGCGCGACCTTGACCCTCTCGGGGAGGAGAACATCCTCCTCTTCCTCACAGGCCCCTTGACGGGCTACTACCCTGGTGTGAAGCTGGCGGTCTCAGGTAAGTCACCGCAGAGCAACGGCATACTGGGCAGCGTCCTCTCGAGCGAGGTGGCGATAGACCTCAGGGCCGCCGGCTACGACGGGATCGTGGTCAGAGGCAGGGCGCGCGACCCCGTGTACCTGTACGTGGAGGGCGACAACGTCGAGATACGGGGTGCGGAGCACCTGTGGGGGCTTAGGGGGCGCGAGACTTACGAGAAGCTGATGAGAGAGGTGTGGTCTGAGCTCAAGCGCAAGCACCTCGCGCGGGAGGGCCTCACGAAGGAGCCAAGCTTCCTGTACATTGGCCCAGCGGGGGAGAACCTCGTGAGGACGGCGGCGGTCATGGCCAAGCTCACCCACGCCGCGGGCTACGGTGGCTACGGCGCGGTCATGGGCTCGAAGAGGCTTAAAGCCGTGGTTGTCAAGGGCTACGGGCCCATGCCCCGCGCCAAGCACCCCGATTGGGTGAAGCTTCTGATTAAGGAGGCTTGGGCGCGCCTCAACAGGAACACGACGTTCAAGCAGTGGGGGACCGGGTCGGGCGGCTACGCTACGGGCGCTTTGACGAGCAGCGAGCCTGTCAGGAACTGGCAGGAGGAGTGGCACGACAACCGCTCCATGGGTCAGCAGAACTTCGAGGCCCACTGGGTTAAGCGGTACTGGGGCGACTACGGCTGCCCGTCCACCTGCATGAAGATATCCTATCTCAGGTCCGGGGACAGGAAAGGTGCCCTGACCGATACGCCTGACTACGAGCTACAGGCGTACATGGGGACCAACCTGGGCGTCTTCGAGCCGCGCGCGTGCATATACCTCTCCTCGGTCGCAGACGACCTGGGGCTGTGCGGCATACAGACCGGCAACCTGCTGGGGTTCGTGGCCGAGCTGTACGAGAAGGGTATCCTCACCAGGGAGGAGCTTCACGGGATAGAGCCCAGGTGGGGGAACGCGGAGGCGTTCGCTAGGCTCATGGAGCTCATTGCGAGGCGGGAGGGCATAGGAGACCTTATGGCCGAGGGCACCCTGCGATTCGCGCTGGCGGTGAGCAAGCGGAAAGGAGTTGACGCGACGAGGTACGCGGTCCACTCCAAAGGCGTTGGAATCGGCGCGCACGGCGTGAGAAGTGGGAAAGACTACCTGCCGCACTTCTCCTATGCGACGAGCACTCAGGGTGGGGACCACACCTCGGCCCCCAGGAAGCCCTTCGACGCCCCATGGGGAGAGCTATGGATGACGTTCCCTGACTCCGCAGTCATATGCGCATTCAACGCGATCGACGACCTGATGTTCCAGTTCCTCGAAGCCATAACAGGCTTCGGGATAACCCGCGAGGAGTGGATGAGCGTGCACGGCAAGAGGATACTCGCGCTGCAACGCATCGCGTTGCTCCTCGGTGGCCCCGACGTCAGCTGGAGGCCACTCGTAGACGACGACCTGCCCCCGCGGTTCTACGAGCCGCTACCCTCAGGCCCCTTCAAGGGTAAGGCAGTTGACAGGGGTGAGCTGGAGAGGGCGCGTGCCGAGTACTTTGCCTTCATGGGTTGGGATGAGCGCGGCGTGCCGACCCCAGAGAC from Infirmifilum sp. NZ encodes:
- a CDS encoding aldehyde ferredoxin oxidoreductase family protein; translated protein: MRWSGVVYGYNGRLLEVDLSREKATVRELEEEVLRMFLGGRGLAAYLLLRELGDRWRDLDPLGEENILLFLTGPLTGYYPGVKLAVSGKSPQSNGILGSVLSSEVAIDLRAAGYDGIVVRGRARDPVYLYVEGDNVEIRGAEHLWGLRGRETYEKLMREVWSELKRKHLAREGLTKEPSFLYIGPAGENLVRTAAVMAKLTHAAGYGGYGAVMGSKRLKAVVVKGYGPMPRAKHPDWVKLLIKEAWARLNRNTTFKQWGTGSGGYATGALTSSEPVRNWQEEWHDNRSMGQQNFEAHWVKRYWGDYGCPSTCMKISYLRSGDRKGALTDTPDYELQAYMGTNLGVFEPRACIYLSSVADDLGLCGIQTGNLLGFVAELYEKGILTREELHGIEPRWGNAEAFARLMELIARREGIGDLMAEGTLRFALAVSKRKGVDATRYAVHSKGVGIGAHGVRSGKDYLPHFSYATSTQGGDHTSAPRKPFDAPWGELWMTFPDSAVICAFNAIDDLMFQFLEAITGFGITREEWMSVHGKRILALQRIALLLGGPDVSWRPLVDDDLPPRFYEPLPSGPFKGKAVDRGELERARAEYFAFMGWDERGVPTPETLDALGLGFAKSLIPLVGA